A DNA window from Mycoplasmopsis pullorum contains the following coding sequences:
- a CDS encoding antibiotic biosynthesis monooxygenase: protein MIYVRATLYTINPEKIKGFIDYLHIFVKKARMETQNLSFEYGLNSDSEIVLLERWSTKDDYLEFEKKEEMNRELKTLAKMALKVDVLYSFNTIK from the coding sequence ATGATTTATGTAAGAGCTACTTTATATACAATAAATCCTGAAAAAATCAAAGGTTTTATTGATTATTTACACATTTTTGTTAAAAAAGCAAGAATGGAAACTCAAAATCTTTCTTTCGAATATGGACTAAATAGTGACAGCGAAATAGTACTTTTAGAAAGATGAAGTACTAAAGATGATTATTTAGAATTTGAAAAAAAAGAAGAAATGAATCGTGAACTAAAAACACTTGCAAAAATGGCATTGAAAGTTGATGTTCTATATTCATTCAATACAATAAAATAA